The DNA window AGTCACCACGTACATGATCCACAGGAAATGCGGCGCTGATGATCCTCATTCACCATGTATGTGATGGAAGGTGCGCAAAACATTTCCCCAAACAGCTGCGTGAAAGCACATTCATGGAAGCTGATAGCTACCCAAAGTATAGGAGGCGGAATCGCACAACCGTCGAGCTCAATGGAAGTGTATATAGTGATGAATGGGTCGTACCGACCAATTTAACTGTCACGTAAACGTTGAAATTTGTGGTACAGTTTTGGCAGTTAAGTACTTATACAAATACATCTATAAAGGTCCCGATACGAATAACAATTTAAAGCGATTCTGATGACGGTGTAGTAGACGAGATCAAACAACATTTGAACACTCGATATGTATGCCCACCTCAAGCTCTTCACAGAGTGTTTGGGTTTGCTATGCAAGAAAAGTCGCACGCTGTATGCAGATTGGCTGTTCACCTGCCAGGAATATCAGACCGTTCACTTTGTCGCAGGACAAGAACAACAGGCTGTAGATGGCACACAGTCTAACTTCATGACCCTCACCGCTTATTTTGAGCTCAACTGGTCGTGTGCCAATGTTTTTGATAACGGCCTGCAGTCTGATACAAGCATTGATGCTCGCGAACTGTTTTATCATCGGATCCCTGAGCATTTTTCATTCACGGCACGGCATGGTTGGAAACCAAGAAGACGTGGAGTTAAAGAAATAGGACGCATGTACACAGTCTCACCACGAGATGTAGAACGGTACAGTCTCCGCATCCTTCTGTTGAacacaaaaggaaaaatgtcatTCCAAGACCTGAGAACAGTAGATGGAGGCACGTACGAGAAGTTTTTCGAAGCGGCGAAGGCTTCCGGATTCCTTGATGACGACTCATACTATCGTCAAAGCATTCAGGAAGCTGCACAGTTTCAGACAGCTTCAACGTTACGCAGTTTCTTTGCTTGCTTGCTCTGTTACTGTGAAGTCGCAAACGCTGAGGAACTATGGACTGAGTTTGCGGCATCGATGGCTGACGATTTCACTAATATGGGAGTAAGCCCAGGAGAAGCAATTGCTGCTGCCTACTTCGACGTCGCAGACAGAATGTTACTGCTTGGCAGAGATTTGATCCAAATAGTTAGGCCACCTGCAAATCAACGACCTTCACTTCCCGATGTCCTAGTTGACTATGGTCAACATGAAAGTGAAGGATCACGGCTATATGCATCACTGAATACGCATCAAAGAAAAGCTGCTGATGACATCCTTACAGCAATGAATCGCAGAGACGACCGATGTTTTTTCATCGATGGGCCAGGAGGAACAGAGAAAACATATCTCTATAATACCATCTACAACATGGCCATGGGGCAGCGGCGTCAAGTGCTGTGTGTTGCTTGGATTGGAATCGCAGCCAATCTATTGCCGAATGGACGAACGGTAACCTCAGCGTTCAAGCTCAACATGGCTGATGGAAATCGCACGTTTTTGATGAAACGTCAGCAGAAAGAAGCACGACAGCTCATGGCCATTGATATTATCATATGGGATGAAATTTCAATGGCTCCAAAGTGCGCCCTCGAAGCTGTCGAAGGTTTATTGCGTGATATTATGCAGAACGACAGGCCGTTCGGCGGCAAGCTATTCATCATTGGAGGCGATTTTCGGCAAGTATTACCAATAGTTGAGCACGTACAACGCGACGACCTCGTAAATTCGTGCGTAACAAATTCTGTTCTTTGGTCACTATTCAGGATTCATCGGCTTCAAATCAACATGAGAACTCCATAAGCTGGACTTGGATGGGCTAATTTCCTTTTGGAGGTAGGTAATAGTACGGCGAACGATAACGAAGGACGAATTCAGATTTTGGAGGAGTTCCGGAGTCAGAGGAGTATTGTCACGGAAATTTTTGGCGAGACAATTGATCCAAATGTTACTAACCTTTGTGAACGGGCTATTCTGGCTCCCATGAATCAGAATGTCAGGCAGCTAAATAACGAGGCCTTGGAACGGCTATGCACATTCTGTCAGCAAGATGAGCTCGTCTACAAAAGCGTTGACGAGGCCCTGTATTATGAAGGAAGCTCGGATGAGTTGTACCCAGTGGAGTACCTAAACACGTTGGAACCCACTGGAATGCCACCTCATGGGCTACGTCTGAAGAAAGGTGCAATCGTCATGCTTCTGCGCAATCTTGACGTTGTCAACGGTCTCTGCAACGGGACACGACTCAGAGTAGAGACCTTTGGACGCTATGTGCTTGGCTGTCGCTTTGTTTGTGGTAACCGTAAAAACCAGTTAGCTGCAGTACCCAGGATTGACAACCACTGGGAAAAGCAGTTACCGTTCCGACTGCGAAGAAGGCAATTTTCTTTACGTCTTGCTTTTGCAATGACTATAAATAAGGGCTCAAGGACAGTCCTTCAATGAAGTAGGAGTGtacttgacttacttgagTGTACTTGGTTCAGTGAAGAACATTGTGTACAACGAGGTTCTGTTATGAAGTCACTGCagagatgaaagaaaagcCAGAAGTAAAAAGATGATAAAATGAAACTGAACACTACTACCTACCTCAGACTCATATATCATATTATCCAAAGCTTATATTCAGGCAAAAAATCAATGTTAACAGTGCAAATGGAAagatcaaataaaatattttactgtATCGCAGAAAGGGTGTATCTCAGTTCACAGAGGTGGGTTCTCTACTTCACTTTCTTGCGCTTTTAGTTGGAGAAAAAGTCGTTCTGCTCTTAGATACCTCGAGAAGCACACGCTGGCACAAAAAAGATGAACGAGGTCGGTATCTACCAAGACTTCACAATGatatatgaaaattaaaatgccTTAAATGGGTTTTGTATTCAGCTCGAAAATTTCTCGCAGAACATCACCACATAAAAGGCAGAAAGGAAGATTATTTCTGCCTGTTTTTCCTACTTATTCCATGCTAATTTGTTGGCATTCGAGGCttttatttcaggtgaaatgGAAATAATGGTTAGATGGAAATGcaggaataaatatttatgtgTATTTCACTTTTCCCTGTTTCTCTTATGGTCCCGCTACAGTGCTGGACCACGCGCACTACCGTTAATGCAATCTAATGGTTAAAGAAGAAGCCTACTGATTAGTCGAATATTGTACactcatttactttttcttcaaaaaaaaactacagctGTACGAGCGAGCCTAAATCTGAGAGTCCAGCGTGAGCCGGACGATCAGACTCGTGAATAATAtgatatgaataataatatgtaataatgaGTATATCGTATTTTCAAGTACTTTGGTCAATTCTTGTGACAGTTCAATTTTGCTGCAACATCAGGttcaagaaagaataaaactctgagatttctttttttttcatagaaacgAGCAATGTGTACATGCGCAAGGGAATATGTGGATCAACTCAGATTCTTAGGTAGCCAGTTTACACTTTTCACATGGGATTCagcttttgaaatttcagtTTCCAATAGTCTACTTTCCTCGCAATCAAAATCATTCAATCAAGAGCACAAGATGATCGTAAGTTGACGCTGATGTTGGAAAATTCCTTGATACGTATCTACCTGAGTCTTACATTCGTACATCCGTGCAGTATCGTATCATCAGTGTATCAGCTTATCTCATTGGCTGTCTCATCATAGcggtttagcatctcttggctTCTAGGATCGTTCTGTACATTCATCGATCTGCTCGCAATGTGATCGGCCCATCTATGCCTGGTTTTCGATATACATTTCGCTGGATTATGAAGAGGTGACATTTCTCTGAAGACAGAGATGCGAGGAcgggctaggtgttgtgtgcgccggttaaagcTCAGAATAAAGACACCTCTCGAGATTTCTGTGAGTAGCAACTAGCTTTAAAGACGTGACAACAGTAGCTGCCTACGCTTCCGCTGAGTAACAGAGCGTTATCAATCgagttgaaaaaataagcagaaaGCTCGTACTTTCAACTGGTGGATACCTTTCTTGATAGGAACGAATTTTGTTCGCAATGCTATCATAGAGATTCTTTATGCAAGTGATACCCGTCGGAGGTACTATATGACTGACGCAAAGCTTTGATCGACCAGTGATAACAAAGTTCCATTTGTCGCCAAATGGTCGCTCGTAGTGAACGAAGCTCAGAGTGGGAGAAAATTGCAATTCTGGTAAACCTCATGGCACTCGGCACCGCCTGGAAGTATAAGACGCAGTCAAAATCTCGAAAGAATCCAGCTTATTCTcggtcatttttcttctgcgcaAAAATGGTCCGGAATGTCTTCTGGTGGTCTAAGATCTTTCATACCGGAAAAGCTCATCTGCGTCGCTAGAGTTACACGAAGAATCTCAACTGGTACAGTCTGCTTATATTAGaatggtaaaaaaataaagcgcaTTTTTCGCTGCCTTATCTTCACGACAAATTCTGGTTAGCCTCGTCTTTAATATAAGAAGCCGAGTAGCATTTTGTAGCGCATTTCAATGTGGTTAATAGTGCTaaagtgattttgaacgagAATTAGTATTTGGTCTGTACCAAGACTAAGAAGATAATATGTTCACGAAGAATTTTCGCCAAATCTTCGTCTACGAGCTCAA is part of the Necator americanus strain Aroian chromosome V, whole genome shotgun sequence genome and encodes:
- a CDS encoding hypothetical protein (NECATOR_CHRV.G19063.T1), which codes for MNQNVRQLNNEALERLCTFCQQDELVYKSVDEALYYEGSSDELYPVEYLNTLEPTGMPPHGLRLKKGAIVMLLRNLDVVNGLCNGTRLRVETFGRYVLGCRFVCGNRKNQLAAVPRIDNHWEKQLPFRLRRRQFSLRLAFAMTINKGSRTVLQ
- a CDS encoding hypothetical protein (NECATOR_CHRV.G19062.T1), with protein sequence MYAHLKLFTECLGLLCKKSRTLYADWLFTCQEYQTVHFVAGQEQQAVDGTQSNFMTLTAYFELNWSCANVFDNGLQSDTSIDARELFYHRIPEHFSFTARHGWKPRRRGVKEIGRMYTVSPRDVERYSLRILLLNTKGKMSFQDLRTVDGGTYEKFFEAAKASGFLDDDSYYRQSIQEAAQFQTASTLRSFFACLLCYCEVANAEELWTEFAASMADDFTNMGVSPGEAIAAAYFDVADRMLLLGRDLIQIVRPPANQRPSLPDVLVDYGQHESEGSRLYASLNTHQRKAADDILTAMNRRDDRCFFIDGPGGTEKTYLYNTIYNMAMGQRRQVLCVAWIGIAANLLPNGRTVTSAFKLNMADGNRTFLMKRQQKEARQLMAIDIIIWDEISMAPKCALEAVEGLLRDIMQNDRPFGGKLFIIGGDFRQVLPIVEHVQRDDLVNSCVTNSVLWSLFRIHRLQINMRTP